A genomic stretch from Methylorubrum extorquens includes:
- the fabH gene encoding 3-oxoacyl-[acyl-carrier-protein] synthase III; acetylCoA ACP transacylase (Evidence 2a : Function from experimental evidences in other organisms; PubMedId : 10593943, 11078736, 11243824, 8631920; Product type e : enzyme): MAHARSVVVGCGAYLPETVVTNTDLAERGIETSDEWIVQRTGIRQRHIARADETTSVLGTRAAMAALDDAGLSPADIDLVICATSTPDHTFPSSATQIQAALGIEGGFAFDLQAVCAGFVYAVATADRFLTTGGAKRALVIGAETFSRLLDWEDRTTCVLFGDGAGAIVLEAREGEGTSADRGVLSSCLRSDGRHRAKLYVDGGPGSTGTTGKLRMEGREVFRFAVGSVTDVIEDAFRASGTTADDLAWFVPHQANRRIIEASADKLGIAREKVVLTVDRHGNTSAASIPLALDAARRDGRIREGDLVMIEAIGGGFTWGAALIRW; the protein is encoded by the coding sequence ATGGCGCATGCGCGCTCCGTCGTGGTCGGCTGCGGGGCGTATCTGCCCGAGACCGTCGTCACGAACACAGATCTCGCCGAACGCGGGATCGAAACCTCCGACGAGTGGATCGTCCAGCGCACCGGCATCCGCCAGCGCCACATCGCGCGCGCCGACGAGACGACCTCGGTGCTCGGCACCCGCGCGGCGATGGCGGCCCTCGACGATGCCGGGCTCTCGCCCGCCGATATCGATCTCGTGATCTGCGCGACCTCGACGCCCGACCACACCTTCCCCTCCTCCGCCACCCAGATCCAGGCGGCGCTCGGGATCGAGGGCGGCTTTGCCTTCGACCTCCAGGCGGTCTGTGCCGGCTTCGTCTACGCGGTGGCCACCGCCGACCGCTTCCTGACGACGGGCGGCGCCAAGCGCGCCCTCGTCATCGGCGCCGAGACCTTCTCGCGGCTGCTCGACTGGGAGGACCGCACCACCTGCGTGCTGTTCGGCGACGGTGCCGGGGCCATCGTGCTGGAGGCACGCGAGGGCGAGGGCACGAGTGCCGACCGCGGCGTGCTCTCGAGCTGCCTGCGCTCGGATGGGCGCCACCGGGCCAAGCTCTACGTCGATGGCGGACCCGGCTCGACCGGCACCACCGGCAAGCTGCGCATGGAGGGGCGCGAGGTGTTCCGCTTCGCGGTCGGCTCAGTGACCGATGTGATCGAGGATGCCTTCCGCGCCTCTGGCACCACCGCCGACGACCTCGCGTGGTTCGTGCCGCACCAGGCCAATCGCCGGATCATCGAAGCCTCGGCCGACAAGCTCGGCATCGCCCGCGAAAAGGTGGTGCTCACCGTCGATCGGCACGGCAACACCTCGGCCGCCTCGATTCCCCTGGCGCTGGACGCCGCCCGCCGCGACGGGCGCATCCGCGAAGGCGACCTCGTGATGATCGAGGCGATCGGCGGCGGGTTCACCTGGGGCGCCGCGCTCATCCGCTGGTAG
- the purM gene encoding phosphoribosylaminoimidazole synthetase (Evidence 2a : Function from experimental evidences in other organisms; PubMedId : 10508786, 3015935; Product type e : enzyme) — MTAQDGNGLTYAQAGVDIDAGNALVETIKPLVRATRRPGADAEIGGFGGLFDLKAAGFKDAILVAANDGVGTKVKIAIETGRHHTIGIDLVAMCVNDIIVQGAEPLFFLDYYATGKLVPGVGADIVRGIAEGCRQAGCALIGGETAEMPGLYDGADYDLAGFSVGAAERGTLLPRPGILPGDVVLGLPSSGVHSNGFSLVRRIVAKTGLGYDADAPFAPGRSLGEALLEPTRIYVKPLLAALKRAGGIRALAHITGGGFPDNLPRVLPDGVGIAIDLSAIAVPPVFGWLAREGGVAEAEMLRTFNCGIGMVVVAAADAADAVADALTEAGEAPVRLGQITERGAEAVTFTGQLAL, encoded by the coding sequence ATGACGGCGCAGGACGGAAACGGGCTCACCTACGCGCAGGCCGGCGTCGACATCGACGCGGGCAACGCGCTCGTCGAGACGATCAAGCCGCTGGTGCGCGCCACGCGCCGGCCGGGGGCGGATGCGGAGATCGGCGGCTTCGGCGGCCTGTTCGACCTCAAGGCCGCCGGCTTCAAGGACGCGATCCTGGTCGCCGCCAATGACGGCGTCGGCACCAAGGTGAAGATCGCCATCGAGACCGGACGCCACCACACGATCGGCATCGACCTCGTGGCGATGTGCGTCAACGACATCATCGTGCAGGGCGCCGAGCCGCTGTTCTTCCTCGACTACTACGCCACCGGAAAGCTGGTGCCGGGCGTCGGCGCCGACATCGTGCGCGGCATCGCCGAGGGCTGCCGGCAGGCGGGCTGCGCGCTGATCGGCGGCGAGACCGCCGAGATGCCGGGCCTCTACGACGGCGCCGACTACGATCTCGCCGGCTTCTCGGTGGGCGCGGCCGAGCGCGGCACGCTGCTGCCGCGCCCCGGCATCCTGCCCGGCGACGTCGTGCTCGGCCTGCCCTCCTCGGGCGTGCACTCGAACGGGTTCTCGCTGGTGCGGCGGATCGTGGCCAAGACCGGCCTCGGCTATGACGCCGACGCGCCGTTCGCGCCGGGCCGCAGCCTCGGCGAGGCACTGCTGGAGCCGACCCGGATCTACGTGAAGCCGCTGCTCGCCGCCCTGAAGCGGGCCGGCGGCATCCGGGCGCTCGCCCACATCACCGGCGGCGGCTTCCCCGACAACCTCCCCCGCGTCCTGCCCGACGGCGTCGGCATCGCGATCGACCTCTCGGCGATTGCCGTGCCGCCGGTCTTCGGCTGGCTGGCGCGCGAGGGCGGTGTCGCGGAAGCGGAGATGCTGCGCACCTTCAACTGCGGCATCGGCATGGTGGTGGTCGCCGCCGCCGATGCGGCCGACGCCGTGGCGGACGCGCTGACCGAGGCCGGCGAGGCGCCGGTCCGGCTCGGGCAGATCACCGAGCGCGGGGCGGAAGCCGTGACCTTCACGGGGCAGCTCGCCCTGTGA
- the purN gene encoding phosphoribosylglycinamide formyltransferase 1 (Evidence 2b : Function from indirect experimental evidences (e.g. phenotypes); PubMedId : 10606510, 3301838; Product type e : enzyme), with translation MSAPAPKKRVAILISGRGSNMVSLIEAARAPDYPAEIVLVLSNRPDAAGLDRARAAGIPARAIDHKAFPDRARFDAALQAELDEAGIELIVLAGFMRILTDAFVEAWGGRMINIHPSLLPLFKGTHTHERALDAGVRLHGCTVHYVVPELDAGPIVAQAAVPVLPGDDADTLSARVIVQEHRLYPAALALIAGGGAVLEGSRVRFTAQARDAGAAILSL, from the coding sequence GTGAGCGCTCCGGCCCCGAAGAAGCGCGTCGCGATCCTGATCTCGGGCCGCGGCTCGAACATGGTCTCCCTGATCGAGGCGGCGCGCGCCCCCGATTATCCGGCCGAGATCGTGCTCGTGCTCTCGAACCGCCCCGACGCCGCCGGCCTCGACCGCGCGCGGGCGGCGGGCATCCCGGCCCGCGCCATCGACCACAAGGCGTTCCCCGATCGCGCCCGCTTCGACGCCGCGCTCCAGGCAGAGCTGGACGAAGCGGGCATCGAGCTGATCGTGCTCGCCGGCTTCATGCGCATCCTCACCGACGCCTTCGTCGAGGCTTGGGGCGGCCGGATGATCAACATCCACCCCTCGCTGCTGCCGCTGTTCAAGGGCACGCACACCCATGAGCGCGCGCTGGACGCCGGCGTGCGCCTGCATGGCTGCACCGTGCATTACGTCGTGCCGGAACTCGATGCCGGGCCGATCGTGGCGCAGGCCGCCGTGCCGGTCCTGCCGGGCGATGACGCCGACACGCTGAGCGCCCGGGTGATCGTGCAGGAGCACCGGCTCTACCCGGCCGCGCTCGCCCTGATCGCGGGCGGCGGCGCCGTGTTGGAAGGCAGCCGCGTGCGCTTCACAGCGCAAGCGCGCGACGCCGGGGCCGCGATCCTCTCGCTCTGA
- a CDS encoding conserved protein of unknown function; putative exported protein (Evidence 4 : Unknown function but conserved in other organisms), translating into MDLPTTAKRQSTGPIAALPAAFAAAWLCLAGPALAQTTVTKSETVPAGKQARLVIVPNLKKDCSAGPMPEIKVVTPPKSGSLITKAGKLKTPAKYRCPNKDAEVQAIFYQPNSGYTGADGVVVEIKNADGETEKRDIRITVGKDEKSKDEKKSGTDL; encoded by the coding sequence ATGGATCTGCCGACCACTGCCAAGAGACAATCCACGGGACCGATCGCGGCGCTGCCCGCCGCCTTCGCCGCTGCTTGGCTCTGTCTCGCCGGGCCCGCCCTCGCGCAGACCACCGTCACCAAGAGCGAGACCGTGCCCGCCGGCAAGCAGGCGCGCCTCGTGATCGTGCCGAATCTGAAAAAGGATTGCTCGGCTGGCCCGATGCCCGAGATCAAGGTGGTGACGCCGCCCAAATCCGGCTCGCTCATCACGAAGGCTGGCAAGCTCAAGACGCCGGCCAAGTACCGCTGCCCCAACAAGGACGCCGAGGTTCAGGCGATCTTCTACCAGCCCAACAGCGGCTATACGGGCGCCGACGGGGTCGTCGTCGAGATCAAGAATGCGGACGGCGAGACCGAAAAGCGCGACATCCGCATTACCGTCGGCAAGGACGAAAAGTCCAAGGACGAGAAGAAAAGCGGCACCGATCTCTGA
- a CDS encoding protein of unknown function (Evidence 5 : Unknown function), whose product MAPPRSRMSPTQELIARVMRIVRACPEAANEVLELMFLVSQIEASTTVDREYRDARRVISRLRAPLWDMGPADRETLLRAADTIRRACDLGDADIPAAPFADLGERERVEKALTQALAGQLDDAQIARVAGTVAAALQH is encoded by the coding sequence ATGGCCCCCCCTCGCTCCCGGATGTCTCCGACCCAGGAACTCATCGCCCGCGTGATGCGGATCGTGCGCGCTTGCCCGGAAGCCGCCAACGAGGTTCTGGAATTGATGTTCCTCGTCAGCCAGATCGAGGCATCGACCACGGTCGATCGGGAGTACCGGGACGCGCGGCGGGTCATCAGCCGGCTGCGGGCGCCGCTCTGGGATATGGGCCCGGCCGATCGGGAGACGCTGCTCAGGGCCGCCGATACCATCCGCCGCGCCTGCGACTTGGGCGACGCGGACATTCCGGCCGCACCCTTCGCCGATCTCGGCGAACGCGAGCGCGTCGAGAAGGCGCTGACCCAGGCGCTCGCTGGGCAGCTCGATGACGCGCAGATCGCGCGGGTGGCCGGCACGGTCGCCGCCGCGCTGCAGCACTGA
- a CDS encoding conserved protein of unknown function; putative serine protein kinase (Evidence 4 : Unknown function but conserved in other organisms) has translation MPLHSTNDLFQSFARGYEARRDTEMTLSEYLEACRDNPLMYASAAERILDAIGQPEMVDTARDARLGRVFMNRTIRVYPAFAEFYGMEETIERIVSFFRHAAQGLEERKQILYLLGPVGGGKSSLAERLKALMEVHPVYVLKAGDEVSPVFESPLGLFDPEAMGREIEERFGIPRRRLTGLMSPWALKRLDEFDGDISRFKVIKVRPSRLRQIAIAKTEPGDENNQDISSLVGKVDIRRLETLSQADPDAYSYSGGLNRANQGVLEFVEMFKAPIKMLHPLLTATQEGNYVGTENIGAIPFTGVILAHSNEAEWQSFKTNKNNEAFIDRIYVIKVPYCLRVTEEQRIYEKLISSSELSTAACAPGTLEMLARFSVLSRLREHANSNLFSKMRVYDGESLREVDPRARSMQEYKDTGGVDEGMDGISTRFAFKVLAATFNHDTTEVSADPVHLMYVLEQAIRREQLPPETEKRYIEFIKTELAPRYAEFIGHEIQKAYLESYHDYGQNLFDRYIDYADAWIEDQDFKDAETGQLLNRELLNQELTKIEKPAGIANPKDFRNEVVKFALRSRAQHGGRNPSWTSYEKLREVIERRMFSQVEELLPVISFGSKKDSDTEKKHGEFVDRMTDRGYTERQVRRLVEWYMRVKQAG, from the coding sequence ATGCCGCTGCACTCGACGAACGACCTGTTCCAGAGCTTCGCTCGCGGCTATGAAGCACGCCGCGACACGGAGATGACGCTCTCTGAGTATCTCGAGGCGTGCCGCGACAACCCGCTGATGTACGCCTCCGCCGCCGAGCGCATCCTCGATGCGATCGGCCAGCCGGAAATGGTGGACACCGCCCGCGATGCGCGGCTGGGCCGGGTGTTCATGAACCGCACGATCCGGGTCTACCCGGCCTTTGCCGAGTTCTACGGCATGGAGGAGACGATCGAGCGGATCGTCTCGTTCTTCCGCCACGCGGCGCAGGGATTGGAGGAGCGCAAGCAGATCCTCTACCTGCTCGGCCCCGTCGGCGGCGGTAAGTCGTCGCTCGCCGAGCGCCTCAAGGCGCTGATGGAGGTCCATCCGGTCTACGTGCTGAAGGCCGGCGACGAGGTCTCCCCGGTCTTCGAGAGCCCGCTCGGCCTGTTCGACCCCGAGGCCATGGGCCGCGAGATCGAGGAGCGCTTCGGCATCCCGCGCCGCCGCCTCACCGGCCTGATGAGCCCCTGGGCCCTGAAGCGCCTCGACGAGTTCGACGGCGACATTTCCCGCTTCAAGGTGATCAAGGTGCGGCCGTCGCGCCTGCGCCAGATCGCCATCGCCAAGACCGAGCCGGGCGACGAGAACAACCAGGACATCTCCTCGCTGGTCGGCAAGGTCGATATCCGCCGCCTCGAAACGCTCTCCCAGGCCGATCCAGACGCCTATTCCTACTCGGGCGGCCTCAACCGGGCGAACCAGGGCGTTCTCGAATTCGTCGAGATGTTCAAGGCGCCGATCAAGATGCTCCACCCCCTGCTCACGGCGACGCAGGAGGGCAATTATGTCGGCACCGAGAATATCGGCGCGATCCCGTTCACGGGCGTGATCCTGGCGCACTCGAACGAAGCCGAGTGGCAGTCGTTCAAGACCAACAAGAACAACGAAGCCTTCATCGACCGTATCTACGTCATCAAGGTGCCCTACTGCCTCCGCGTCACCGAGGAGCAGCGCATCTACGAGAAGCTGATCTCGAGCTCCGAGCTCTCCACCGCCGCCTGCGCGCCGGGCACGCTGGAGATGCTGGCCCGCTTCTCGGTGCTCTCGCGGCTGCGCGAGCACGCCAATTCCAACCTGTTCTCGAAGATGCGGGTCTACGACGGCGAGTCGCTTCGCGAGGTCGATCCCCGCGCCCGCTCGATGCAGGAATACAAGGATACCGGCGGCGTCGATGAGGGCATGGACGGGATCTCGACCCGCTTCGCCTTCAAGGTGCTGGCCGCGACCTTCAACCACGACACCACCGAGGTCTCGGCCGATCCGGTCCACTTGATGTACGTGCTGGAACAGGCGATCCGGCGCGAGCAACTGCCGCCGGAGACCGAGAAGCGCTACATCGAGTTCATCAAGACCGAACTCGCTCCGCGCTATGCCGAGTTCATCGGCCACGAGATCCAGAAGGCCTATCTCGAATCCTACCACGATTACGGGCAGAACCTGTTCGACCGCTACATCGACTACGCGGACGCCTGGATCGAGGATCAGGACTTCAAGGACGCCGAGACCGGCCAGCTGCTCAACCGTGAGCTCCTCAACCAAGAGCTGACCAAGATCGAGAAGCCGGCGGGCATCGCCAACCCGAAGGATTTCCGCAACGAAGTGGTGAAGTTCGCGCTGCGCTCACGGGCGCAGCACGGCGGGCGCAACCCGTCCTGGACATCCTACGAGAAGTTGCGCGAAGTGATCGAACGGCGGATGTTCTCTCAGGTTGAGGAACTGCTGCCCGTGATCTCCTTTGGATCCAAGAAGGACAGCGACACGGAGAAGAAGCACGGCGAGTTCGTCGATCGCATGACGGATCGGGGCTACACCGAACGGCAGGTCCGGCGACTCGTGGAATGGTACATGCGGGTGAAGCAGGCGGGTTGA
- a CDS encoding conserved protein of unknown function (Evidence 4 : Unknown function but conserved in other organisms), with the protein MVASLSRTKSTAPKPGELLFSGNDWDFETIRRIHDACEAVAGPELGLSWYPNQIEIITAEQMLDAYASIGMPLFYKHWSFGKHFAQQEASYRRGLMGLAYEIVINSDPCISYVMEENTATMQTLVIAHAAFGHNHFFKNNYLFRQWTDAEGILDYLDFAKSYIARCEERYGHQAVEHVLDAAHALMSQGVHRYPRKKRPDLASEQRREREREEHGEQIYNDLWRTLPAKTGAAKGDPALERRKALLELPQENILYFLEKVAPRLRPWQREILRIVRLVAQYFYPQRQTKVMNEGCATYCHYRIMNSLSQKGQLSEAAYLEFLTSHTNVIRQPNFDDRSFGGHNPYALGFAMMQDIARIVEQPSDEDREWFPDIAGTGDAMGVLRDCWENYRDESFIAQFLSPKLMRDMRLFHVVDDPDEPEMRVAAIHDERGYRKMRRSFARQYDVAWLDPDIEVVDVDLEGDRRLILHHKALNRITLQREDARRVLQHLADLWGYDAVLKEVDPATGAVLVEHSASARPIFF; encoded by the coding sequence ATGGTCGCGAGCCTGAGCCGCACGAAGTCGACAGCACCCAAACCGGGCGAGCTGCTGTTTTCCGGCAATGACTGGGACTTCGAGACGATCCGGCGCATCCACGATGCCTGCGAAGCCGTGGCCGGACCCGAACTCGGCCTGTCGTGGTACCCGAACCAGATCGAGATCATCACCGCCGAGCAAATGCTCGACGCCTATGCCTCGATCGGCATGCCGCTGTTCTACAAGCACTGGTCCTTCGGCAAGCACTTCGCCCAGCAGGAGGCGAGCTACCGCCGCGGCCTGATGGGGCTCGCCTACGAGATCGTCATCAACTCCGATCCGTGCATCTCCTACGTGATGGAGGAGAACACGGCGACGATGCAGACGCTCGTGATCGCCCACGCCGCCTTCGGGCATAACCACTTCTTCAAGAACAACTATCTGTTCCGGCAATGGACCGATGCCGAGGGCATCCTCGACTATCTCGACTTCGCCAAGAGCTACATCGCCCGCTGCGAGGAGCGCTATGGGCATCAGGCGGTCGAGCACGTGCTCGACGCCGCCCACGCCCTGATGAGCCAGGGCGTCCACCGCTATCCCCGCAAGAAGCGACCGGATCTGGCGAGCGAGCAGCGCCGGGAGCGTGAGCGCGAGGAACACGGCGAGCAGATCTACAACGACCTCTGGCGCACCCTGCCGGCCAAGACCGGCGCGGCCAAGGGCGACCCGGCGCTGGAGCGGCGCAAGGCGCTCTTGGAACTGCCCCAAGAAAACATCCTCTACTTCCTGGAGAAGGTGGCCCCGCGTCTGCGGCCCTGGCAGCGCGAGATTCTTCGAATTGTCCGGCTGGTCGCGCAGTACTTCTACCCGCAGCGTCAGACCAAGGTGATGAACGAGGGCTGCGCCACCTACTGCCACTACCGGATCATGAATTCCCTCTCGCAGAAGGGGCAGCTCAGCGAGGCGGCCTATCTCGAGTTCCTGACCTCGCACACCAACGTCATCCGCCAGCCGAATTTCGACGACCGGTCCTTCGGCGGCCACAACCCCTACGCCCTGGGCTTTGCCATGATGCAGGACATCGCCCGCATCGTGGAGCAGCCGAGCGACGAGGACCGCGAGTGGTTCCCCGACATCGCCGGGACCGGCGATGCCATGGGCGTGCTGCGCGATTGCTGGGAGAACTACCGCGACGAAAGCTTCATCGCGCAGTTCCTGAGCCCGAAGCTGATGCGCGACATGCGGCTGTTTCACGTCGTGGACGATCCCGACGAGCCGGAGATGCGCGTCGCGGCGATCCACGACGAGCGCGGCTACCGCAAGATGCGGCGCTCCTTCGCGCGCCAATACGACGTAGCGTGGCTCGACCCCGACATCGAGGTGGTGGATGTCGATCTCGAGGGCGACCGCCGGCTGATCCTCCACCACAAGGCGCTCAACCGCATCACCCTGCAGCGGGAGGATGCCCGCCGCGTGCTCCAGCACCTCGCCGACCTCTGGGGCTACGACGCGGTGCTCAAGGAGGTCGATCCGGCCACCGGCGCGGTGCTGGTCGAGCACTCGGCGAGCGCGCGGCCGATCTTCTTCTGA
- the ihfA gene encoding integration host factor, alpha subunit (Evidence 2b : Function from indirect experimental evidences (e.g. phenotypes); PubMedId : 2991205, 3528129, 6397321, 8980235; Product type f : factor), translated as MAGKTVTRADLSEAVYQQVGLSRAESAALVETVLAEICTCLSSGETVKLSSFGSFVVRSKGKRIGRNPKTGVEVEIEPRQVMVFKPSNVLKARINGGHVNGLDMDEDE; from the coding sequence ATGGCGGGCAAGACGGTCACACGCGCAGATTTGAGCGAGGCCGTCTACCAGCAGGTCGGTCTGTCACGGGCCGAATCGGCCGCGCTGGTCGAGACGGTGCTTGCCGAGATCTGCACGTGCCTATCCTCGGGCGAGACGGTGAAACTGTCCTCGTTCGGCTCCTTCGTCGTGCGCTCCAAGGGCAAGCGCATCGGCCGCAATCCGAAGACCGGTGTCGAGGTCGAGATCGAGCCGCGGCAGGTGATGGTGTTCAAGCCCTCGAACGTGCTCAAGGCCCGCATCAATGGCGGCCACGTCAATGGGCTCGACATGGATGAGGACGAGTGA
- a CDS encoding putative transcriptional regulator, MerR family (Evidence 3 : Putative function from multiple computational evidences; Product type r : regulator): MGLPLESPALDSPAVDSHTGDERSEKSPGAFRTITEVSEELGVPQHVLRFWESRFSQIKPTKRAGGRRYYRPEDVDLIRGVSCLLRGKGYTIRGAQRVLKENGVRFVQALGRGEAEVGAPTGIDRDEESVEAAASDRRALEGALAELRACRALLAGLDEADHEAA, encoded by the coding sequence ATGGGACTGCCGCTGGAATCCCCCGCCCTCGATTCTCCCGCCGTCGATTCGCACACCGGTGACGAGCGGAGCGAGAAGAGCCCCGGCGCCTTCCGCACCATCACCGAGGTGTCAGAGGAACTCGGCGTGCCGCAGCACGTCCTGCGCTTCTGGGAGAGCCGGTTCAGCCAGATCAAGCCGACGAAGCGGGCCGGCGGCCGGCGCTACTATCGGCCGGAGGATGTCGATCTCATCAGGGGCGTGAGCTGCCTGCTGCGCGGAAAAGGCTACACGATCCGCGGGGCGCAGCGCGTCCTCAAGGAGAACGGCGTGCGCTTCGTCCAGGCGCTCGGCCGGGGCGAGGCCGAGGTCGGCGCGCCGACCGGCATCGACCGGGACGAGGAAAGCGTCGAGGCGGCGGCCTCGGATCGCCGGGCGCTCGAGGGGGCGCTCGCCGAGCTGCGTGCTTGCCGGGCCCTGCTCGCTGGCCTCGACGAGGCGGATCACGAGGCCGCCTGA
- a CDS encoding conserved protein of unknown function, UPF0229 protein (Evidence 4 : Unknown function but conserved in other organisms), whose protein sequence is MHIVDRRLNPGGKSLPNRQRFLRRVKDVAQRAVRESAREKDIKNLGKDGRITVPGDGVREPRFSRQPGTGHQDYILPGNKTYVEGDRIERPPGGGGGGGSGEGGDGGENGEDAFHFVLTREEFLDLFLEDLELPDLAKRRLAVVETEGLRRAGYTVSGSPANLALSRTLRNSMSRRIALKRPKLEEVAALEAEIAAAETARDPRLPDLKLKLLELRERSKRIPYVDPIDLRFRRFEPYPKPIAQAVMFCLMDVSGSMTEHMKDLAKRFYILLHIFLTRRYKHVEIVFIRHTDKAAEVDEETFFGSRETGGTLVSSALAEMKRIVTERYSPDDWNIYAAQASDGDNVSSDGPTSTELLRAHILPACQHFAYLEVGDENGPRAGFVEHRTTLWRTYEALAKAGEPLAMRKVNHRRDIYPVFRELFGRKDARAEADR, encoded by the coding sequence ATGCACATCGTCGACCGTCGGCTCAATCCAGGTGGTAAGAGCCTCCCGAACCGCCAACGCTTCCTGCGCCGGGTCAAGGACGTCGCACAGCGCGCGGTTCGGGAATCCGCCCGAGAGAAGGATATCAAGAACCTCGGCAAGGACGGGCGCATCACCGTGCCCGGCGACGGGGTGCGCGAGCCGCGCTTCTCGCGCCAGCCGGGCACGGGCCATCAGGACTACATCCTGCCCGGCAACAAGACCTACGTGGAGGGCGACCGCATCGAGCGCCCGCCGGGCGGCGGGGGAGGCGGCGGCTCCGGCGAGGGCGGAGACGGCGGCGAGAATGGCGAGGACGCCTTCCACTTCGTCCTGACGCGTGAGGAATTCCTCGACCTCTTCCTCGAAGACCTCGAACTGCCGGATCTCGCCAAGCGGCGGCTGGCGGTGGTCGAGACGGAAGGCCTGCGCCGGGCCGGCTACACCGTCTCAGGGTCGCCGGCGAACCTCGCCCTCTCGCGCACCCTGCGCAATTCCATGTCCCGGCGCATCGCCCTCAAGCGGCCGAAGCTGGAGGAGGTGGCGGCCTTGGAGGCCGAGATCGCCGCGGCTGAGACCGCCAGGGATCCGCGCCTGCCCGACCTGAAGCTCAAGCTGCTCGAACTGCGCGAGCGCTCGAAGCGCATCCCCTATGTCGATCCGATCGACCTGCGCTTCCGCCGCTTCGAGCCCTATCCGAAGCCGATCGCCCAGGCCGTGATGTTCTGCCTGATGGACGTCTCGGGCTCGATGACCGAGCACATGAAGGATCTGGCCAAGCGCTTCTACATCCTGCTGCACATCTTCCTGACGCGCCGCTACAAGCACGTCGAGATCGTCTTCATCCGCCATACCGACAAGGCGGCCGAGGTGGACGAGGAGACCTTCTTCGGCTCCCGCGAGACCGGCGGCACGCTGGTCTCCTCGGCGCTGGCCGAGATGAAGCGCATCGTCACCGAGCGCTACTCGCCGGACGACTGGAACATCTACGCCGCGCAGGCCTCGGACGGCGACAACGTCTCCTCCGACGGGCCGACCTCGACCGAATTGCTGCGCGCGCACATCCTGCCGGCCTGCCAGCATTTCGCCTATCTCGAAGTCGGCGACGAGAACGGTCCGCGCGCCGGCTTCGTCGAGCACCGCACCACCCTGTGGCGGACCTACGAGGCGTTGGCCAAGGCCGGCGAACCGCTCGCCATGCGCAAGGTGAACCACCGCCGCGACATCTACCCCGTGTTCCGCGAGCTGTTCGGCCGCAAGGACGCGCGGGCGGAGGCGGATCGATAA